A single genomic interval of Pogoniulus pusillus isolate bPogPus1 chromosome 24, bPogPus1.pri, whole genome shotgun sequence harbors:
- the TMEM80 gene encoding transmembrane protein 80 isoform X2, with product MAAARRGGTSSVLSSLPLQMLLYVNGVYYIFYFLATLMMIVYKSQVFSYPDDFLAPDLVVLFVMAILEVPRLYLGSKGNLTEEEAPLGLSLVLTLGSVVLAVYFLAWQTYVLRADVILNALLLSTYGLESGLKVMAIAAFVS from the exons ATGGCGGCGGCGAGGCGAG GAGGAACTTCATCGGTT CTGTCATCCCTTCCTCTGCAGATGCTGCTTTATGTGAATGGGGTTTATTATATCTTCTATTTCCTGGCCACTCTCATGATGATTGTGTACAAAA GTCAAGTTTTCAGTTATCCAGATGATTTTTTGGCTCCAGATCTTGTGGTGCTTTTCGTTATGGCCATTCTGGAAGTGCCTCGACTCTACTTGG GTTCCAAGGGTAACCTGACCGAAGAAGAGGCTCCGCTAGGGCTCAGCCTGGTGCTGACGCTGGGAAGCGTGGTCCTGGCTGTGTATTTCCTGGCGTGGCAAACCTACGTGCTGCGAGCTGATGTCATCCTgaatgctctgctgctctccacctACGGGCTGGAGTCGGGGCTAAAGGTCATGGCCATTGCTGCTTTTGTCAGCTAA
- the DEAF1 gene encoding deformed epidermal autoregulatory factor 1 homolog isoform X1: MSPALGLASRQETRAAVVGNHRSSANEAWRDSGHFGHHRKGFGTARFRPGNAFGSARASSAPLGSPPKSAQVASQDRHPLPPNPLPSQPGRGQGTRPSGIRVGERQVLGSGRATRLPRTRRSPRMEDADSAAKQLGLAEAAAAAAAAAAAAEDPEQQKQPQQAAAAGAGPEEEAAAAAHVTVMAADAEHIEMGAAPLPSADEAATAFAEVTTVTVANVGASTDNVFTTSVANAASISGHVLSGRTALQIGDSLNTEKATLIVVHTDGSIVETTGLKGPSAPLTPGPQSPPTPLASVQGKTGTKYNWDPSVYENELPVRCRNISGTLYKNRLGSGGRGRCIKQGDNWYSPTEFEAMAGRASSKDWKRSIRYAGRPLQCLIHDGILNPHAASCTCAACCDDMTLSGPVRLFVPYKRRKKENEVPATPVKKECSKNITLLPATAATTFTVTPSGQITTSGALTFDRTSTVEATAIISESPSQGDVFTGATVQDTNVQQPCRVSHPEPHYPSYQDNCQISPFPEAALPTAHPKIVLTSLPTLAVPPTTPTKTISPSVVNGLEVTEQRSWLYLEEMVNSLLTTAQQLKTMIEQAKQASSSFREAAVTQAKIQADVDRKELSWAAREVLGGLKKQKEKRPASCGTPGEAKQQSTGTGCPRGLCSLPLCRQTHRCWYGLEGASWGPMSCDWCHFGWPVPSPPALHCLLLPPALLLTSAFH, from the exons ATGAGCCCTGCCTTAGGATTGGCCAGCCGGCAGGAAACGCGGGCCGCGGTGGTCGGGAACCATCGTTCGTCTGCGAACGAGGCCTGGAGAGACTCGGGACACTTCGGGCACCATCGGAAGGGGTTCGGAACCGCTCGATTCCGCCCGGGGAACGCATTCGGAAGCGCTCGGGCCAGCTCGGCACCGCTCGGCAGCCCGCCGAAGAGCGCCCAGGTGGCCTCGCAAGACcgacaccccctcccccccaacccccttCCCTCGCAGCCTGGTCGTGGCCAAGGGACCCGCCCCAGCGGCATCCGCGTAGGGGAGCGGCAGGTGTTGGGGTCCGGTAGGGCCACTCGGCTCCCCCGTACCCGCCGGTCGCCTCGGATGGAGGACGCCGATTcggcggcgaagcagctggGTTTAGCggaggcggcggcagcggcggccgcAGCAGCGGCGGCCGCGGAGGACCCTGAACAACAAAAGCAGCCGCAGCAAGCCGCGGCCGCAGGGGCGGGGCCCGaagaggaggcggcggcggcggcgcacGTGACGGTGATGGCGGCAGACGCCGAACACATCGAGATGGGAGCTGCGCCCCTGCCGAGCGCCGACGAGGCTGCCACCGCCTTCGCAG AAGTCACCACAGTGACAGTAGCCAACGTTGGTGCCTCCACAGACAATGTTTTCACTACGTCTGTGGCAAATGCAGCTTCAATTTCAGGCCATGTGCTG TCTGGGAGAACAGCCCTTCAGATTGGAGACAGCTTGAACACTGAAAAAGCCACTCTCATAGTGGTtcacacagatggcagcatTGTGGAAACCACAGGCTTGAAGGGGCCATCAGCACCTCTCACTCCAG GACCACAGTCTCCTCCTACCCCTTTAGCATCTGTCCAAGGGAAGACTGGAACCAAGTACAACTGGGACCCATCTGTGTACGAGAACGAGCTCCCAGTGAGGTGCCGGAACATCAGCGGCACTCTCTATAAGAACAGACTTGGCTCAG GAGGCCGGGGGCGGTGCATTAAGCAAGGGGACAACTGGTACAGCCCCACTGAATTTGAGGCTATGGCAGGCCGAGCCAGCAGCAAGGACTGGAAGAGAAGCATCCGCTATGCTGGGAGGCCTCTGCAGTGCCTTATTCAT GATGGGATTTTAAATCCTCATGCTGCCTCTTGCActtgtgctgcctgctgtgatGACATGACACTG AGTGGCCCTGTCCGACTCTTTGTGCCCTATAAGAGGCGGAAAAAAGAAAACGAGGTGCCTGCAACTCCAGTGAAGAAGGAGTGCTCCAAGAACATCACTCTGcttcctgccacagctgctaCTACAT TCACTGTGACTCCTTCTGGACAGATCACTACCTCTGGTGCTCTGACCTTCGACCGCACATCCACAGTGGAAGCCACAGCAATCATCTCAGAGAGTCCATCCCAGGGGGATGTTTTCACTGGAGCCACTG TTCAGGACACCAacgtgcagcagccctgccggGTCAGTCACCCAGAGCCTCACTACCCCAGCTACCAGGACAACTGCCAGATCTCCCCTTTTCCTGAGGCTGCTCTTCCAACAGCTCATCCCAAAATCG tgttaacCTCACTGCCTACCCTGGCAGTGccccccaccacccccaccaAAACCATCTCCCCTTCGGTGGTGAACGGGCTGGAGGTGACAGAGCAGCGGAGCTGGCTGTACCTGGAGGAGATGGTCAACTCCTTGCtcaccacagcccagcagctgaaGACTATGATTGAGCAGGCCAAGCAGGCCAGCTCCTCCTTCCGTGAGGCTGCTGTCACACAAGCCAAAATCCAAGCTGATGTGGACAGGAAAGAG ctgagctgggctgccagagaggtCTTGGGTGGCctgaagaagcagaaggagaaaagacCAGCAAGCTGTGGAACTCCTGGGgaagccaagcagcagagcactggaacaggctgcccaagggggttgtgcagtctccctctctgcag ACAGACCCACAGGTGCTGGTATGGACTTGAGGGAGCAAGCTGGGGGCCCATGTCCTGTGACTGGTGTCACTTTGGTTGGccagtgccctcccctcctgcacTCCACTGCCTGCTGTTGCCACCAGCGTTGTTGCTAACATCAGCTTTCCACTGA
- the TMEM80 gene encoding transmembrane protein 80 isoform X3, whose protein sequence is MLLYVNGVYYIFYFLATLMMIVYKSQVFSYPDDFLAPDLVVLFVMAILEVPRLYLGSKGNLTEEEAPLGLSLVLTLGSVVLAVYFLAWQTYVLRADVILNALLLSTYGLESGLKVMAIAAFVS, encoded by the exons ATGCTGCTTTATGTGAATGGGGTTTATTATATCTTCTATTTCCTGGCCACTCTCATGATGATTGTGTACAAAA GTCAAGTTTTCAGTTATCCAGATGATTTTTTGGCTCCAGATCTTGTGGTGCTTTTCGTTATGGCCATTCTGGAAGTGCCTCGACTCTACTTGG GTTCCAAGGGTAACCTGACCGAAGAAGAGGCTCCGCTAGGGCTCAGCCTGGTGCTGACGCTGGGAAGCGTGGTCCTGGCTGTGTATTTCCTGGCGTGGCAAACCTACGTGCTGCGAGCTGATGTCATCCTgaatgctctgctgctctccacctACGGGCTGGAGTCGGGGCTAAAGGTCATGGCCATTGCTGCTTTTGTCAGCTAA
- the TMEM80 gene encoding transmembrane protein 80 isoform X1, protein MGGGKRRAPLRQAQASGRGAEAAGMVTGGREGHTRWRRRGEMLLYVNGVYYIFYFLATLMMIVYKSQVFSYPDDFLAPDLVVLFVMAILEVPRLYLGSKGNLTEEEAPLGLSLVLTLGSVVLAVYFLAWQTYVLRADVILNALLLSTYGLESGLKVMAIAAFVS, encoded by the exons ATGGgcggagggaagaggagagctcCGCTCAGGCAAGCGCAGGCGAGCGGCCGCGGCGCGGAGGCTGCCGGGATGGTGACGGGCGGCAGGGAAGGGCACACAAGATGGCGGCGGCGAGGCGAG ATGCTGCTTTATGTGAATGGGGTTTATTATATCTTCTATTTCCTGGCCACTCTCATGATGATTGTGTACAAAA GTCAAGTTTTCAGTTATCCAGATGATTTTTTGGCTCCAGATCTTGTGGTGCTTTTCGTTATGGCCATTCTGGAAGTGCCTCGACTCTACTTGG GTTCCAAGGGTAACCTGACCGAAGAAGAGGCTCCGCTAGGGCTCAGCCTGGTGCTGACGCTGGGAAGCGTGGTCCTGGCTGTGTATTTCCTGGCGTGGCAAACCTACGTGCTGCGAGCTGATGTCATCCTgaatgctctgctgctctccacctACGGGCTGGAGTCGGGGCTAAAGGTCATGGCCATTGCTGCTTTTGTCAGCTAA
- the DEAF1 gene encoding deformed epidermal autoregulatory factor 1 homolog isoform X5, whose protein sequence is MSPALGLASRQETRAAVVGNHRSSANEAWRDSGHFGHHRKGFGTARFRPGNAFGSARASSAPLGSPPKSAQVASQDRHPLPPNPLPSQPGRGQGTRPSGIRVGERQVLGSGRATRLPRTRRSPRMEDADSAAKQLGLAEAAAAAAAAAAAAEDPEQQKQPQQAAAAGAGPEEEAAAAAHVTVMAADAEHIEMGAAPLPSADEAATAFAEVTTVTVANVGASTDNVFTTSVANAASISGHVLSGRTALQIGDSLNTEKATLIVVHTDGSIVETTGLKGPSAPLTPGPQSPPTPLASVQGKTGTKYNWDPSVYENELPVRCRNISGTLYKNRLGSGGRGRCIKQGDNWYSPTEFEAMAGRASSKDWKRSIRYAGRPLQCLIHDGILNPHAASCTCAACCDDMTLSGPVRLFVPYKRRKKENEVPATPVKKECSKNITLLPATAATTFTVTPSGQITTSGALTFDRTSTVEATAIISESPSQGDVFTGATVQDTNVQQPCRVSHPEPHYPSYQDNCQISPFPEAALPTAHPKIVLTSLPTLAVPPTTPTKTISPSVVNGLEVTEQRSWLYLEEMVNSLLTTAQQLKTMIEQAKQASSSFREAAVTQAKIQADVDRKETDPQVLVWT, encoded by the exons ATGAGCCCTGCCTTAGGATTGGCCAGCCGGCAGGAAACGCGGGCCGCGGTGGTCGGGAACCATCGTTCGTCTGCGAACGAGGCCTGGAGAGACTCGGGACACTTCGGGCACCATCGGAAGGGGTTCGGAACCGCTCGATTCCGCCCGGGGAACGCATTCGGAAGCGCTCGGGCCAGCTCGGCACCGCTCGGCAGCCCGCCGAAGAGCGCCCAGGTGGCCTCGCAAGACcgacaccccctcccccccaacccccttCCCTCGCAGCCTGGTCGTGGCCAAGGGACCCGCCCCAGCGGCATCCGCGTAGGGGAGCGGCAGGTGTTGGGGTCCGGTAGGGCCACTCGGCTCCCCCGTACCCGCCGGTCGCCTCGGATGGAGGACGCCGATTcggcggcgaagcagctggGTTTAGCggaggcggcggcagcggcggccgcAGCAGCGGCGGCCGCGGAGGACCCTGAACAACAAAAGCAGCCGCAGCAAGCCGCGGCCGCAGGGGCGGGGCCCGaagaggaggcggcggcggcggcgcacGTGACGGTGATGGCGGCAGACGCCGAACACATCGAGATGGGAGCTGCGCCCCTGCCGAGCGCCGACGAGGCTGCCACCGCCTTCGCAG AAGTCACCACAGTGACAGTAGCCAACGTTGGTGCCTCCACAGACAATGTTTTCACTACGTCTGTGGCAAATGCAGCTTCAATTTCAGGCCATGTGCTG TCTGGGAGAACAGCCCTTCAGATTGGAGACAGCTTGAACACTGAAAAAGCCACTCTCATAGTGGTtcacacagatggcagcatTGTGGAAACCACAGGCTTGAAGGGGCCATCAGCACCTCTCACTCCAG GACCACAGTCTCCTCCTACCCCTTTAGCATCTGTCCAAGGGAAGACTGGAACCAAGTACAACTGGGACCCATCTGTGTACGAGAACGAGCTCCCAGTGAGGTGCCGGAACATCAGCGGCACTCTCTATAAGAACAGACTTGGCTCAG GAGGCCGGGGGCGGTGCATTAAGCAAGGGGACAACTGGTACAGCCCCACTGAATTTGAGGCTATGGCAGGCCGAGCCAGCAGCAAGGACTGGAAGAGAAGCATCCGCTATGCTGGGAGGCCTCTGCAGTGCCTTATTCAT GATGGGATTTTAAATCCTCATGCTGCCTCTTGCActtgtgctgcctgctgtgatGACATGACACTG AGTGGCCCTGTCCGACTCTTTGTGCCCTATAAGAGGCGGAAAAAAGAAAACGAGGTGCCTGCAACTCCAGTGAAGAAGGAGTGCTCCAAGAACATCACTCTGcttcctgccacagctgctaCTACAT TCACTGTGACTCCTTCTGGACAGATCACTACCTCTGGTGCTCTGACCTTCGACCGCACATCCACAGTGGAAGCCACAGCAATCATCTCAGAGAGTCCATCCCAGGGGGATGTTTTCACTGGAGCCACTG TTCAGGACACCAacgtgcagcagccctgccggGTCAGTCACCCAGAGCCTCACTACCCCAGCTACCAGGACAACTGCCAGATCTCCCCTTTTCCTGAGGCTGCTCTTCCAACAGCTCATCCCAAAATCG tgttaacCTCACTGCCTACCCTGGCAGTGccccccaccacccccaccaAAACCATCTCCCCTTCGGTGGTGAACGGGCTGGAGGTGACAGAGCAGCGGAGCTGGCTGTACCTGGAGGAGATGGTCAACTCCTTGCtcaccacagcccagcagctgaaGACTATGATTGAGCAGGCCAAGCAGGCCAGCTCCTCCTTCCGTGAGGCTGCTGTCACACAAGCCAAAATCCAAGCTGATGTGGACAGGAAAGAG ACAGACCCACAGGTGCTGGTATGGACTTGA